In one window of Cherax quadricarinatus isolate ZL_2023a chromosome 27, ASM3850222v1, whole genome shotgun sequence DNA:
- the LOC138853286 gene encoding uncharacterized protein, translated as MDSLDFWLKAGKEMGFTGQSLDSYITAKMAIEEKKEQERLAIEEKKEQERLAREEKKEQERLAREEKRLAREEKKEQERLAREDKIEQERIAREDRVQAREVAFKMKEIEEQAKQRELEQSRLELEAKKIELSKQKIDEGVLEYPSQEPNIRMPQIPPFSEQDDIAAYITRFESTATLCDWPSDSWATRLGLLLSGSALNVYSTLPSDVISSYSLLKKAILQAFKKTTHHYRSEFRHIKITPNQNYMQFLTTLFRLFDSWIDSAEVDHDFESLRDLMVRDQFLSSVNSDLRIFIKERNVHTAAEMAQAADIYACAHNNYPKERSRYKPVVPKQSEGSKPSVPKNSTAFTVKCFNCNEWGHRRPDCPRKKGENVGKCFTESNINAPFSEGTVNGMNVSTILRDTGCSCIVISSKLFPNLDSSRYKSTKLTDYLGRSDSFPTVRCFVRCKWFSGWVDAVVAPITSCSVLVGNIQGAAFPSEKDCLEFGVSKEGLEPNISVSSQIVPDEIQLDNLNQRADGYKTPVTPLVSQSLELDNADASGKLRGAQSIQQLDSINVVTRAQSKLCSWRGLPG; from the coding sequence atggattctttagatttctggttgaaagctggaaaggaaatgggatttactggacaaagccttgatagttacattactgctaaaatggctattgaagagaaaaaggaacaggaaagactagctattgaagagaaaaaagaacaggaaagactagctcgagaagagaaaaaagaacaggaaagactagctcgagaggaaaaaagactagctcgagaagagaaaaaggaacaggaaagactagctcgggaagataaaatcgaacaggaaaggatagctagagaagacagagttcaggcaagagaggtagccttcaaaatgaaggaaattgaagAACAGGCTAAGCAGAGGGAGTTAGAACAAtcaaggttggaattagaagccaagaagatagaactatctaaacagaaaatagatgaaggggtactagaatatccttcccaagaacctaatattaggatgccacaaataccacctttctcagaacaagatgacatagcggcatatattactagattcgagagtactgctactctctgtgactggccatcagattcttgggctactaggcttggcttactactgtcaggttcagcattaaacgtctattccactctaccctctgatgttatttctagttatagcctgctgaagaaagctatactacaggctttcaaaaaaactactcatcattacaggtcggagtttagacacattaaaataactcctaatcaaaattatatgcaattcttaacaacacttttcagattatttgattcgtggattgatagtgctgaggttgaccacgatttcgaatctttacgagacctgatggtaagagatcaattcctttcttctgtaaactctgacttacgaatattcattaaagaacgaaacgttcatacggctgcagaaatggcacaagctgctgatatatatgcgtgcgctcataataactaccctaaagagcgtagcagatataagcctgttgtgcctaagcaatctgagggatccaaaccctccgtacctaagaattccacggccttcacagtaaagtgtttcaactgtaatgagtggggtcatagaaggcccgactgtcctagaaaaaaaggtgaaaatgtcggtaaatgtttcactgaatcaaacataaacgcaccttttagtgaaggtacagtcaatggtatgaatgtgtcaaccattcttagagacacaggatgttcctgtattgttatctcgagtaagcttttccctaacctagattcttcacgttataagtccactaagttaactgactatttaggaagaagcgattcttttccaacagtcagatgttttgttaggtgcaaatggttctcaggatgggtagatgccgtagttgccccgataacctcgtgttctgttttggttgggaacatacaaggggctgctttcccatctgagaaggactgtttggaatttggagtttccaaggaagggttggaacctaatatctctgtttcttcacagatagttccagatgagattcagttggataacctaaatcagagagctgatggttacaaaactccggtaacacctttagtaagtcagtcacttgaaCTGGACAACGCAGACGCCAGTGGAAAACTACGTGGGGCACAATCTATACAACAACTAGACTCAATTAACGTCgttaccagagctcagtctaag